A region of Streptomyces sp. NBC_00654 DNA encodes the following proteins:
- a CDS encoding DUF5707 domain-containing protein, whose product MRIRATVAVATGALALSALTIPAAQAAQADDGRSWSHDYDFSAPKGSDTAKAPLGARAAAADTFKVTKIVANGGKPIVVGTKSKKKISISVTATDTAGVGGVAAFIWVGKNIDDKDSFGFGPQEGGVTCKAVNATTSTCTSSLTVDPAWLINADARNWHVGVSGVDENGEEYNHDSLAWVKMQRFSKLTANASPEPVKKGKTITVTGKLSRANWETSTYKGYSNQSVKLQFRKKNSNTYTTIKTIKSSSTGALKTTVKASADGYWRYSFAGTSTTPAVSAGGDYLDVK is encoded by the coding sequence ATGCGCATTCGTGCCACTGTTGCCGTAGCTACCGGCGCCCTGGCTCTGTCCGCTCTCACCATTCCGGCCGCGCAGGCCGCGCAGGCCGACGACGGCCGCTCGTGGTCCCACGACTACGACTTCTCGGCGCCGAAGGGCTCCGACACGGCGAAGGCGCCCCTCGGGGCGCGGGCAGCCGCGGCCGACACCTTCAAGGTGACCAAGATCGTCGCCAATGGCGGCAAGCCGATCGTCGTCGGCACCAAGTCGAAGAAGAAGATCTCCATCTCGGTCACCGCCACCGACACCGCGGGTGTCGGCGGCGTCGCCGCGTTCATCTGGGTCGGCAAGAACATCGACGACAAGGACAGCTTCGGCTTCGGCCCGCAGGAGGGCGGCGTCACGTGCAAGGCGGTCAACGCGACCACCTCCACCTGCACGTCGTCCCTCACGGTCGACCCGGCCTGGCTGATCAACGCCGACGCCCGCAACTGGCACGTCGGTGTCTCCGGCGTGGACGAGAACGGTGAGGAGTACAACCACGACTCCCTCGCCTGGGTCAAGATGCAGCGGTTCTCCAAGCTGACGGCCAACGCGTCGCCGGAGCCCGTGAAGAAGGGCAAGACCATCACGGTCACCGGCAAGCTGTCCCGTGCGAACTGGGAGACCAGCACGTACAAGGGCTACAGCAATCAGTCCGTGAAGCTCCAGTTCCGCAAGAAGAACAGCAATACCTACACGACGATCAAGACGATCAAGTCGAGCTCCACGGGCGCGCTGAAGACCACGGTCAAGGCCTCGGCCGACGGCTACTGGCGCTACAGCTTCGCCGGCACCTCCACCACCCCGGCCGTCTCGGCCGGCGGCGACTACCTCGACGTGAAGTAG
- a CDS encoding DUF2530 domain-containing protein yields MEKWTPKHEAPEPLEGPVVATITGGTILWFVLFLAQLPFYGWFADHGHTWWVWTPLAGAGLGLIGIWYVRGRDAALKRHAAAAARAEGNAEAEAGSAAPSGGATGSTAVS; encoded by the coding sequence ATGGAGAAGTGGACACCGAAGCACGAGGCACCCGAGCCCCTGGAGGGTCCCGTCGTCGCCACCATCACGGGCGGCACGATCCTCTGGTTCGTCCTCTTCCTCGCACAGCTCCCCTTCTACGGCTGGTTCGCCGACCACGGTCACACCTGGTGGGTGTGGACCCCGCTGGCCGGGGCCGGACTCGGACTGATCGGCATCTGGTACGTCCGGGGGCGCGACGCCGCGCTCAAGCGGCACGCGGCAGCGGCAGCGCGGGCCGAGGGGAACGCGGAGGCGGAAGCCGGATCCGCGGCGCCCTCCGGCGGCGCCACGGGCAGCACCGCGGTCTCCTGA
- a CDS encoding NCS2 family permease, with protein sequence MSPSATAPVDSKQPSAPQPHGGLDRFFKISERGSSVAREIRGGFATFFAMAYIIVLNPIILGSAKDMYGHQLDSGQLVTATVLTAAFSTLLMGVIGNVPIALAAGLGVNTVVALQLAPRMSWPDAMGMVVLAGFVVMLLVATGLRERVMNAVPTSLRKGIAIGIGLFILLIGLVDSGFVSRIPDAAHTTVPLQLGGDGHLNGWPVLVFVLGALLTLALIVRKVPGAILISIVAMTVVALVIDAVADLPGQAWGLTVPEWPGNPVATPDFGLIGEVSLFGGFEKVGFLTGVLFVFTVLLSCFFDAMGTILGVGDEAKLTDKDGNFPGINKVLFVDGIAVAAGGASSSSASTCFVESTAGVGEGARTGFASVVTGLLFTVALFLTPLATMVPSQAATPALLAVGFLIIAGSVKDIDWSDYTLAIPAFLAMVMMPFTYSITNGIGIGFIAFSVLRLAAGRGREVPVAMYVVSAVFVFYYAMPALGLT encoded by the coding sequence ATGTCCCCCTCGGCCACCGCTCCGGTCGATTCCAAGCAGCCCTCGGCCCCGCAGCCACACGGCGGCCTGGACCGGTTCTTCAAGATCTCCGAGCGGGGGTCGTCGGTCGCCCGGGAGATCCGCGGCGGGTTCGCCACGTTCTTCGCGATGGCGTACATCATCGTGCTGAACCCGATCATTCTCGGCAGCGCGAAGGACATGTACGGGCACCAGCTCGACAGCGGCCAGCTGGTCACCGCCACGGTGCTGACGGCCGCCTTCTCCACCCTGCTGATGGGTGTCATCGGCAATGTGCCGATCGCGCTGGCCGCGGGCCTCGGCGTCAACACCGTCGTCGCCCTCCAGCTCGCCCCCCGGATGAGCTGGCCGGACGCCATGGGCATGGTCGTCCTCGCCGGCTTCGTCGTGATGCTGCTCGTCGCGACCGGGCTGCGGGAACGCGTGATGAACGCCGTACCGACCTCGCTCCGCAAGGGCATCGCGATCGGTATCGGTCTCTTCATCCTGCTGATCGGCCTGGTCGACTCGGGCTTCGTCTCCCGCATCCCGGACGCCGCCCACACCACCGTGCCGCTCCAGCTCGGCGGCGACGGTCACCTCAACGGCTGGCCGGTCCTGGTCTTCGTCCTCGGCGCGCTGCTCACCCTCGCGCTGATCGTCCGCAAGGTGCCGGGCGCGATCCTGATCTCCATCGTCGCCATGACGGTCGTCGCGCTGGTCATCGACGCCGTCGCCGATCTGCCGGGCCAGGCCTGGGGGCTGACCGTTCCCGAGTGGCCGGGCAACCCGGTCGCCACGCCCGACTTCGGGCTGATCGGCGAGGTCAGTCTGTTCGGCGGCTTCGAGAAGGTCGGCTTCCTGACCGGCGTCCTGTTCGTCTTCACCGTGCTGCTGTCCTGCTTCTTCGACGCGATGGGCACCATCCTCGGGGTCGGCGACGAGGCGAAGCTGACGGACAAGGACGGCAACTTCCCCGGCATCAACAAGGTGCTGTTCGTCGACGGCATCGCGGTGGCCGCGGGTGGTGCGAGCTCCTCGTCCGCCTCGACCTGCTTCGTGGAGTCCACGGCGGGTGTCGGCGAGGGGGCCCGCACCGGTTTCGCGAGCGTGGTGACCGGTCTGCTCTTCACGGTGGCGCTGTTCCTGACGCCGCTGGCGACCATGGTGCCCTCGCAGGCGGCCACCCCCGCCCTGCTGGCGGTCGGCTTCCTGATCATCGCGGGCTCGGTGAAGGACATCGACTGGAGCGACTACACGCTCGCCATCCCGGCCTTCCTGGCCATGGTGATGATGCCGTTCACGTACTCGATCACCAACGGCATCGGCATCGGCTTCATCGCCTTCAGCGTGCTGCGGCTGGCGGCCGGCCGCGGCCGTGAGGTCCCGGTGGCCATGTACGTGGTGTCGGCGGTCTTCGTCTTCTACTACGCGATGCCGGCCCTCGGCCTCACCTGA
- a CDS encoding MFS transporter, producing the protein MSTGSGADSAPAPTSTHESKTGGTFSSLKIRNYRLFATGAVISNTGTWMSRITQDWLVLSLTGSATAVGITTALQFLPMLLFGLYGGVIADRLPKRRILLVSQAMLGLCGIALAVLTLSGAIEVWHVYLIAFLLGMVTVVDNPARQSFVSEMVGPAQLRNAVSLNSANFQSARLIGPAVAGVLITTVGSGWAFMFNGLSFLAPLIGLMMMRTDEMHASVTVPRAKGQLREGLRYVSGRPELIWPIVLVGFVGTFGFNFPIWLTAFADEIFHGGAGMYSFFNILMAAGSLAGALLAARRRSTRLRMLVVAGTAFGLLEIAAALSPSVWLFAILLVPIGMIGLTTNITANTSVQMAADPEMRGRVMSLYMMVFAGGTPVGAPIVGWISDTYGARTGFAAGGVISMVAALAVGFMLARVGGLRLKVDLRAGRPHVRFVPREQLATAA; encoded by the coding sequence TTGAGTACGGGATCCGGAGCAGACTCCGCCCCCGCACCGACTTCCACCCACGAGAGCAAGACCGGCGGGACCTTCTCGTCGCTGAAGATCCGTAACTACCGCCTGTTCGCCACGGGCGCCGTGATCTCCAACACCGGTACCTGGATGTCCCGCATCACGCAGGACTGGCTCGTCCTGAGCCTCACGGGTTCCGCCACCGCCGTCGGTATCACGACGGCTCTGCAGTTCCTCCCCATGCTTCTCTTCGGCCTGTACGGCGGCGTGATCGCCGACCGCCTCCCGAAGAGGCGGATCCTGCTCGTCAGCCAGGCCATGCTCGGTCTCTGCGGTATCGCCCTCGCCGTCCTGACGCTCTCCGGCGCCATCGAGGTCTGGCACGTCTACCTGATCGCCTTCCTGCTCGGCATGGTCACGGTCGTGGACAACCCGGCCCGCCAGTCGTTCGTCTCCGAGATGGTCGGCCCGGCGCAGCTGCGCAACGCGGTCAGCCTCAACTCGGCGAACTTCCAGTCCGCCCGGCTCATCGGCCCCGCCGTCGCGGGTGTCCTGATCACCACCGTCGGCAGCGGCTGGGCCTTCATGTTCAACGGCCTGTCGTTCCTCGCGCCGCTCATCGGCCTGATGATGATGCGCACGGACGAGATGCACGCCTCGGTCACCGTCCCCCGCGCCAAGGGCCAGCTGCGCGAGGGCCTGCGCTATGTCTCCGGTCGCCCGGAACTGATCTGGCCGATAGTGCTGGTCGGATTCGTCGGCACGTTCGGCTTCAACTTCCCGATCTGGCTGACCGCCTTCGCGGACGAGATCTTCCACGGCGGTGCCGGGATGTACTCGTTCTTCAACATCCTGATGGCGGCCGGTTCCCTCGCCGGTGCGCTGCTCGCCGCCCGCCGCCGCTCCACCAGGCTGCGGATGCTGGTGGTCGCGGGTACGGCCTTCGGCCTGCTGGAGATCGCCGCGGCCCTGTCACCGTCGGTGTGGCTGTTCGCGATCCTGCTGGTCCCGATCGGCATGATCGGCCTGACGACGAACATCACCGCGAACACCAGCGTCCAGATGGCCGCCGACCCCGAGATGCGGGGCCGGGTGATGAGCCTCTACATGATGGTCTTCGCCGGGGGTACGCCGGTGGGCGCCCCGATCGTCGGCTGGATCAGCGATACCTACGGCGCCCGCACCGGCTTCGCGGCCGGCGGTGTGATCTCGATGGTCGCCGCCCTGGCGGTCGGCTTCATGCTGGCCCGCGTCGGTGGCCTCCGCCTCAAGGTCGACCTCCGCGCCGGCCGCCCGCACGTACGGTTTGTCCCGCGCGAGCAACTGGCGACGGCCGCGTGA
- a CDS encoding HAD-IC family P-type ATPase yields the protein MTQRALDPSGEQTPGHPRPALIDAGAELDPVHPMEPPPTARHTGGLTTAEVAERVARGEVNDVPVRSSRSLTEIVRANVFTRFNLIIGVLWVIMMFVAPIQDSLFGFVIIANTGIGIIQEWRAKKTLDSLAVIGEAKPTVRRDGTAAEISTSEIVLGDLIELGPGDKVVVDGTVAEADSLEIDESLLTGEADPVIKRYGDPVMSGSFVVAGGGAFTATKVGREAYAAQLAEEASRFTLVHSELRSGISTILKYVTWMMVPTAVGLIISQLVVKDNNFKDSVARTVGGIVPMIPEGLVLLTSVAFAIGVVRLGRKQCLVQELPAIEGLARVDVVCLDKTGTLTEGGMDVTEVRPLNGADEAYVKRVLGAFGSSDPRPNASLQAIVDACPDDGRWRVTDSLPFSSARKYSGAAFDETAGDDADGGDSAGAGDSAGDGRNGGGSGAESRRNSSWLLGAPDVLLSDQDPALTEIEHLNEQGLRVLLLARAPGALDAPGVADGAVPTALIVLEQRLRPDAGETLAYFADQRVATKVISGDNAVSVGAVAGKLGLAGAENTLDARRMPTDPDEMATAMEENAVFGRVTPQQKRDMVAALQSRGHTVAMTGDGVNDVLALKDADIGVSMGSGSEATRAVAQIVLLNNSFATLPSVVAEGRRVIGNITRVATLFLTKTVYSVLLAVLVVCFQVEYPFLPRHLTLLSTLTIGVPAFFLALAPNKERAQPHFVRRVMRYAIPSGVIAAAATFVTYLVARHHYSGADALDAETSAATLTLFLVSMWVLAIIARPYTWWRVCLVAAMGLGFLIVLVVPWLQDFFALKLVGTTMPWAAVGIAAAAAVALEFAWRWVGRRFGA from the coding sequence ATGACACAGCGGGCACTCGACCCCTCCGGGGAGCAGACTCCCGGGCATCCCCGGCCGGCCTTGATCGACGCCGGAGCCGAACTCGATCCCGTACACCCGATGGAACCACCGCCCACGGCCCGGCACACCGGTGGTCTCACGACCGCCGAGGTCGCCGAACGGGTCGCCCGCGGCGAGGTCAACGACGTACCCGTGCGCTCCTCGCGCTCCCTCACGGAGATCGTCCGCGCCAATGTCTTCACCCGGTTCAACCTGATCATCGGCGTGCTCTGGGTGATCATGATGTTCGTCGCGCCGATCCAGGACAGCCTCTTCGGCTTCGTGATCATCGCCAACACCGGCATCGGCATCATCCAGGAGTGGCGCGCCAAGAAGACCCTGGACAGCCTCGCGGTCATCGGCGAGGCGAAACCGACCGTGCGGCGCGACGGAACCGCCGCCGAGATCTCCACCTCCGAGATCGTCCTCGGCGATCTGATCGAACTGGGCCCCGGGGACAAGGTCGTCGTGGACGGCACGGTCGCCGAGGCCGACAGCCTGGAGATCGACGAGTCGCTGCTCACCGGCGAGGCCGACCCGGTGATCAAGCGGTACGGCGACCCGGTGATGTCCGGCAGCTTCGTCGTCGCGGGCGGCGGCGCGTTCACCGCCACCAAGGTCGGCCGCGAGGCGTACGCCGCTCAGCTCGCCGAGGAGGCCTCCCGCTTCACCCTCGTCCACTCCGAGCTGCGCTCCGGCATCAGCACCATCCTGAAGTACGTGACCTGGATGATGGTGCCGACCGCGGTCGGCCTGATCATCAGCCAGCTCGTCGTCAAGGACAACAACTTCAAGGACTCCGTCGCGCGGACCGTCGGCGGCATCGTCCCGATGATCCCCGAGGGACTGGTGCTGCTCACCTCGGTCGCCTTCGCGATCGGCGTCGTACGGCTCGGCCGCAAGCAGTGCCTGGTGCAGGAACTGCCCGCCATCGAGGGGCTGGCCCGGGTCGACGTCGTCTGCCTGGACAAGACCGGCACCCTCACCGAGGGCGGCATGGACGTCACCGAGGTACGCCCGCTGAACGGCGCGGACGAGGCGTACGTGAAGCGGGTCCTGGGCGCCTTCGGCTCCTCCGACCCCCGGCCCAACGCCAGTCTCCAGGCCATCGTCGACGCCTGCCCGGACGACGGGCGGTGGCGGGTGACGGACTCGCTGCCGTTCTCCTCGGCCCGCAAGTACAGCGGTGCGGCCTTCGACGAGACCGCCGGTGACGATGCCGATGGCGGTGACAGTGCCGGTGCCGGTGACAGTGCCGGTGACGGCCGGAACGGCGGCGGGAGCGGCGCGGAGAGCCGCCGGAACTCCTCCTGGCTGCTCGGCGCCCCCGATGTGCTGCTGTCCGACCAGGACCCGGCGCTCACCGAGATCGAGCACCTCAACGAACAGGGCCTGCGGGTCCTGCTGCTGGCCCGCGCGCCCGGCGCACTCGACGCGCCCGGTGTCGCCGACGGGGCCGTACCCACCGCGCTGATCGTCCTGGAACAGCGGCTGCGGCCGGACGCCGGGGAGACCCTGGCCTACTTCGCCGACCAGCGCGTCGCCACGAAGGTCATCTCGGGTGACAACGCGGTCTCGGTCGGCGCGGTCGCCGGGAAGCTCGGTCTCGCGGGCGCCGAGAACACCCTGGACGCGCGCCGGATGCCGACCGACCCGGACGAGATGGCCACGGCCATGGAGGAGAACGCGGTCTTCGGCCGGGTCACCCCGCAGCAGAAGCGGGACATGGTCGCCGCCCTCCAGTCGCGCGGCCACACGGTCGCGATGACCGGTGACGGCGTCAACGACGTGCTCGCCCTGAAGGACGCCGACATCGGGGTCTCGATGGGCTCGGGCTCCGAGGCGACACGCGCCGTGGCGCAGATCGTGCTCCTGAACAACAGCTTCGCGACGCTGCCGTCCGTGGTCGCCGAGGGCCGCCGGGTGATCGGCAACATCACCCGGGTCGCCACGCTCTTCCTGACGAAGACCGTGTACTCGGTGCTGCTGGCGGTGCTGGTGGTCTGCTTCCAGGTGGAGTACCCGTTCCTGCCGCGGCACCTGACCCTGCTGTCGACGCTGACGATCGGCGTACCGGCGTTCTTCCTGGCGCTGGCGCCGAACAAGGAGCGGGCCCAGCCGCACTTCGTCCGCCGGGTCATGCGGTACGCGATTCCGTCCGGCGTGATCGCGGCGGCGGCCACCTTCGTCACGTATCTGGTGGCCCGGCACCACTACTCGGGCGCGGACGCCCTGGACGCCGAGACGAGCGCGGCGACGCTCACGCTGTTCCTGGTCTCGATGTGGGTGCTGGCGATCATCGCCCGCCCGTACACCTGGTGGCGCGTCTGCCTGGTCGCGGCGATGGGGCTGGGGTTCCTGATCGTGCTGGTGGTGCCGTGGCTCCAGGACTTCTTCGCCCTGAAGCTCGTGGGGACGACCATGCCGTGGGCGGCCGTGGGGATCGCGGCGGCGGCCGCGGTGGCCCTGGAGTTCGCCTGGCGCTGGGTCGGCCGGCGCTTCGGAGCGTGA
- a CDS encoding ribbon-helix-helix protein, CopG family, which yields MGSTVLSLRIDGELLDRLRQHAAKRGMSVQDYVVRTLIRDDFDERFKAAVDETEKFYGAEARVDPADRVT from the coding sequence ATGGGATCGACAGTGCTCAGCCTGCGGATAGACGGTGAGCTGCTCGACCGGCTCCGGCAGCACGCCGCGAAACGCGGAATGAGCGTCCAGGACTATGTGGTCCGGACGCTCATTCGCGACGACTTCGACGAACGCTTCAAGGCGGCCGTCGACGAGACGGAGAAGTTCTACGGGGCCGAGGCCCGGGTGGACCCGGCGGACCGGGTCACCTGA
- a CDS encoding MarR family winged helix-turn-helix transcriptional regulator translates to MPDLIHDGDSAAAVSSLRSAVMLLSRRLKHQRVDESLSPTEMSVLGTLARCGSATPGELARKEHVQPPSMTRIVALLEAKGLVRLEPHPDDRRQKMVSQTEQAEAMLLESRTKRNAWLTTLAEGLDEDEWETLRAAAPVLEKLAHL, encoded by the coding sequence ATGCCTGACCTGATCCACGACGGCGACAGTGCCGCCGCCGTGAGCTCCCTTCGCTCCGCCGTGATGCTGCTGAGCCGACGACTGAAGCACCAGCGCGTCGACGAGTCGCTGAGCCCCACCGAGATGTCGGTGCTCGGCACCCTTGCCCGCTGCGGTTCGGCCACCCCCGGTGAGCTGGCCCGCAAGGAGCATGTGCAGCCCCCGTCGATGACCCGCATCGTCGCCCTGCTCGAAGCCAAGGGACTGGTCCGGCTCGAACCGCACCCCGATGACCGTCGGCAGAAGATGGTCAGCCAGACCGAGCAGGCCGAGGCCATGCTCCTGGAGAGCCGCACCAAGCGGAACGCCTGGCTGACCACCCTCGCCGAGGGCCTGGACGAGGACGAGTGGGAGACGCTGCGGGCCGCGGCGCCCGTGCTGGAGAAGCTCGCCCACCTGTGA